The sequence below is a genomic window from Corallococcus silvisoli.
GAGCGCACCGCCCCGTCTGGCGTTGAGCCGCTCCGCCCACCTCCGCCCACGCGCGGATGTCCGCTGGAGGGCATGGCCCCTTCCCTTTGGGCGGGTTGAGGGTGCTCACACCCAGGCGCACGTTGGGATCCCCGATCCTCCGGGTCCTCCACGGCGGGTTCCCCGGCGGTCCTTCTCATGAGCACGCCCCCACCTACCGATACGGACTCCCCTCCCGAGGCGCCGTCGCCGTCCGACGGGGAGGCTCCACCCGGCCCCGCACCGGACGACCAGGAACCACCCCGTCACCGGCGGCCCCGCTGGGGCTGGCTGTTGCTGCTGGTGGGACTCGTCCTCCTCGCCGTCGTCATCGCACGACGGCTGCACCGCCCCCACCCCGCCCCCGGAGCCACGGCGGCGGGTGGGCCAGGCGGCGCGGATGGCGGCGCGGGCGGACGCGGCCCCCAGCCCGTGGTGACGGCCCGGGCGACGACGCGCGACGTGCCGGTGTCCATCGTCGGCCTGGGCGCCGTGACCCCCACCGACTCCGTCACGGTGCATTCGCGGGTGGACGGACAGCTCATGCGCGTGGCCTTCAAGGAGGGCCAGTTCGTCAACGCGGGTGACCTCCTGGCGGAGCTCGACCCCCGCCCCTTCCAGACCCAGCTGGAGCAGGTCCAGGGCCAGCTCATTCGCGACGAGGCGCTGCTGGCGAACGCCCGGCTGGACCTGCGCCGCTACACCATCCTGGTGGAGCAGGACTCCGTCGCGGTCCAGCAGCTCGACACCCAGCGCGCCCTCGTGCGCCAGTACGAGGGCACCGTGGTGGCGGACCGGGGCGCGGTCGCCGCCGCCAAGCTCAACCTCGTCTACACGCGCATCGCCTCACCCGTCGCCGGCCGCGTGGGCCTCCGGCTCGTCGACCCCGGCAACATCGTCCACGCCGCGGACACGAACGGCATCGTCGTCGTCAACACCCTGCAACCCATCACGGTGATCTTCTCCATCCCGGAGGACAACGTGCCGCAGGTGATGACGAAGCTGGACGCGCACCAGCCCCTCGTCGTCCAGGCCTACGACCGCACCGCCCAGCGCCTCCTGGCCACCGGCACGCTGCTCACCGTGGACAATCAGATCGACCCCAACACCGGCACCGTGCGGCTGAGGGCGACGTTCCCCAACCGCGACTCGCGGCTGTTCCCCCAGCAGTTCGTCAACGCGCGGTTGATCATCGACACGCTGCACGGCGCCACCATCGTCCCCACCGCCGCGCTCCAGCACGGGGTGCAGGGGACGTTCGTCTACGTCGCGGAGGCCAACAACACCGTCAGCCAGCGCGCGGTGACGACCGGCCCCGCGGACGGCGACGACACCGTCGTCACCCAGGGCCTGCGGCCCGGCGAAGCGGTGGTGGTGGAGGGGGCCGACCAGCTCACCAACGGCGCCCACATCCGGCTCCAGCGCGCCCTGACCTCCGGGCCCGGCGTGGGGGGCAGCGGGGCGGGGGCACCGGACGGCGGCGCCGGGGCCACGGACGGAGGACGCTGAATGTCCGAACCCTTCATCCTGCGGCCCATCGCGACGTCGCTGCTGATGCTGGCCCTGCTGCTGGGCGGCGTGCTGTCGTACCGCCTGCTGCCCGTCTCCGCGCTGCCGGAGGTGGACTACCCCACCATCCAGGTCCTCACCTTCCAGCCGGGCGCCAGCCCGGACGTGGTGGCCTCCGGCGTCACCGCGCCCCTGGAGCGGCAGTTCGGGCAGATGCCCGGCCTCAACCAGATGACGTCGTCCAGCTCCAGCGGCGCGTCCGTCATCACGCTCCAGTTCACGCTCCAGATGAGCCTGGACATCGCGGAGCAGCAGGTCCAGGCCGCCATCAACGCCGCCAACAACCTGCTGCCCACGGACCTGCCCAACCCGCCCATCTACAACAAGGTCAACCCCGCGGACACGCCGGTCATCACCCTGGCCCTCACCTCCGACACCGTGCCCCTCACCCAGGTGGAGGACCTGGCGGACACGCGCGTCGCGCAGAAGCTCTCCCAGCTCCCCGGCGTCGGGCTCGTGAGCATCAGCGGCGGCCAGCGCCCCGCCGTGCGCATCCAGGCCAACGGGCTGGCGCTGGCCGCGCGCGGCCTCACGATGGAGGACGTCCGCACCGCGGTCGCCGCCGCCAACGTGAACAGCCCCAAGGGCGGCTTCGACGGTCCCCGACAGGCGTACACCATCAACGCCAACGACCAGCGCCTGTCGAGCAAGGAGTACGCCCCGCTCATCATCGCCTACCGCGACAGCGCCCCCGTGCGGCTGTCCGACGTGGCGCACGTCTTCGACGGCGCGGAGAACGTGCGGCAGGCCGCCTGGGCCGGGACCACGCCCGCGGTCATCCTCAACGTGCAGCGCCAGCCCGGCGCGAACGTCATCGCCGTCGTGGACAGCGTCCGCAAGCTGCTGCCCCAGCTGCAGTCCACCCTGCCCGCGACGGTGAAGGTGGCCGTGCTCAGCGACCGCACCACCACCATCCGCGCCTCCGTGAGCGACGTGCAGCACGACCTGATGTTCTCCGTCGCGCTCGTCGTGCTCGTCATCTTCGTCTTCCTGCGCAACGCCTCCGCCACCTTCATCCCCAGCATCGCCGTGCCCCTGTCCCTGGTGGGCACCTTCGCCGCGATGTCGCTCCTGGGCTTCTCCCTCAACAACCTGACCCTGATGGCGCTCACCATCGCCGCGGGCTTCGTCGTCGACGACGCCATCGTGATGATCGAGAACATCAGCCGCTACATCGAAGGCGACATGCCGCCCATGGAGGCCGCGCTCAAGGGCTCCAAGCAGATCGGCTTCACCATCATCTCCCTCACGGTGTCGCTCATCGCCGTGCTCATCCCCCTGCTCTTCATGGGGGACGTGGTGGGGCGCCTGTTCCGCGAGTTCGCCATCACCCTGGCCGTGACCATCCTGCTGTCCGCGGTCGTGTCCCTGACCCTCACCCCCATGCTCTGCTCGCGGCTCCTGCGCCGCCACCGGCCGGAAGAGGCCAACCGCTTCGAGCGCGTCGTGGGCGGCGCGTTCGACCGCCTGGTCGGCCGCTACGACGTCGCGCTGACGTGGGTGCTGGGCCACCGCGCGCTGACGATGCTCATCGCCGGCGTGACGCTCCTGCTCACCGCGCTGCTCCTCTACACCATCCCCAAGGGCTTCTTCCCCGTCCAGGACACCGGCGTGCTCCAGGGCATCTCCCTGGCGCCCCAGTCCATCTCCTTCCCCGCCATGGCCGAGCGCCAGCAGGCCCTGGCCCGGGTGGTGTTGGAGGACCCGGCCGTGGAGGGGCTGTCGTCGTTCATCGGCGTGGACGGCACCAACACCACGCCCAACAGCGGCCGGATGCTCATCACGCTCAAGCCGCTGTCGGACCGCGACGCCTCCGCCACGGAGATCATCCGCCGCCTCCAGCCCGCGCTGAACGGCGTGCCCGGCATCTCCCTGTCCCTGTCGCCCGTGCAGGACCTCACGCTGGACAGCCGCGTGAGCCGCACCCAGTACCAGTACAGCCTCAGCTCCCCGGACACCGCGGAGCTGGAGTCCTGGACGAACCAGCTCGTCACCCGCCTGCGCACGCAGCACGAGCTGACGGACGTCTCCAGCGACATGCAGAACGGCGGCCTGCGGCTCAACATCACCCTGGACCGGGACACCGCCGCGCGCCTGGGCATCACGCCCCAGCAGATCGACGACGCCCTCTACGACGCCTTCGGCCAGCGGCAGGTGTCCACCATCTTCACCCAGCTCAACCAGTACCGCGTGGTGCTGGAGGTGCAGCCCTCGCTCCAGCGCGTGGACACCGCCCTGCGCTCCGTCTACCTCCAGTCCGCCAGCGGAGGCGCCGTGCCCCTGTCCACCATCGTCCAGGTGAAGCCGGGGATGGGGCCGCTCAGCGTCAACCGGCAGGACCAGTTCCCCGTCGCCATCGTCTCCTTCAACCCCGCGCCGGACGTGTCCCTGTCCCAGGCGGTGAGCGCGTTCGACGGGGTGCGAAAGAAGCTCCAGATCCCCCCCTCCGTGCAGACCGCCTTCGAGGGCACCGCGCGCACGTTCCAGGACTCACTCACCAACGAGGGCTTCCTCGTGCTGGCGGCCGTCGTGGCCGTCTACCTGGTGCTCGGCGTGCTGTATGAGTCCTACGTCCACCCGCTCACCATCCTGTCCACGCTGCCGTCCGCGGCCATGGGCGCGCTGCTGGCGCTGCGGGTGTGCGGGCTGGAGCTGGGGATGATCGCCCTCATCGGCATCATCCTGCTCATCGGCATCGTGATGAAGAACGCCATCATGATGATCGACTTCGCGCTGGAGGCCGAGCGCCTGGAGGGCAAGGCCCCCCGCGACGCCATCCACGAGGCGTGCCTGCTGCGCTTCCGCCCCATCCTGATGACCACGATGGCGTCCATGCTGGGCGCCGTGCCCCTGGCGCTCGGTGGGGGCATTGGCGCGGAGCTGCGTCAGCCCCTGGGCATCGCCATCATCGGCGGGTTGATGGTCAGCCAGCTGCTGACGCTCTTCACCACCCCCGTCATCTACCTGGGCTTCGCCGGGCTGTCGCGCAGGCTCCAGCACCTGCGGCACCGCTCCGCCCCTGTCCCGCCGCGGAGCCCGGCGTGAACCCGTCCGCGCTCTTCATCCGGCGCCCCGTCGCCACCTCGCTGCTGGCGCTGGGGATCGCGCTCGTGGGGGCGCTCTCCTTCAAGATCCTCCCCGTCGCGCCGCTGCCCCAGGTGGAGTTCCCCACCATCAGCGTGCAGGCGGCCCTGCCGGGCGCGAGCCCGGAGATCATGGCCACGTCGGTCGCCACGCCGCTGGAGCGGCAGCTGGGCCGCATCGCGGGCATCACCCAGATGACGTCGTCCAGCAACCTGGGCGCCACGAGCATCGTCGTGCAGTTCGACCTGTCGCGAAACATCGACGGGGCGGCGCGCGACGTCCAGGCCGCCATCAACGCCGCCCGGGGCAACCTGCCCACGAACCTGCCCAACAACCCCACCTACCGGAAGGTGAACCCCGCGGACGCGCCCATCATGCTGCTGGCGCTCACGTCCCCCAACCGGGGGCGCGGCAAGCTCTACGACCTGGCGTCCACCATCCTCCAGCAGCAGGTGTCCCAGGTGACGGGCGTGGGGCAGGTGCTGGTGGGCGGCGGCGCGCTGCCCGCGGTGCGCGCGGAGGTGAACCCCACCGCGCTGGAGAAGTACGGCCTGGGGCTGGACGCGGTCCGCACCGTGCTGGGCGCGCAGAACTCCAACCGCCCCAAGGGCCAGCTCGTGGACGGCCCCCGGGCCTACCTGCTCACCGCCGACGACCAGATCGTCCGCGCGGAGCAGTACCGGCCGCTCATCCTCGGCTACTCCAACGGCGCCGCGGTGCGGCTCCAGGACGTCGCCAACGTCACCGACGACAACGTGGAGGACGTGCACAGCCTGGGGCTCGCCAACGGCAAGGAGGCCATCATCCTCATCATCTTCAAGGAGCCGGGGGCCAACGTCATCGACACGGTGGACGCGCTCCAGGCGAGGCTCCCCGCGTTCCAGGCCATCCTCCCGGCGGACGTGGACCTGACGGTGATGATGGACCGCACCACCACCATCCGCGCGGCGCTGCGGGACGTGGAGATGACGCTCCTGATGTCCATCGGCCTGGTCATCCTGGTGGTGTTCGCCTTCCTGGGCAACCTGCGCGCCACGCTCATCCCCAGCGTCGCCGTGCCGCTGTCGCTGCTGGGCACCTTCGCGATCATGAAGCTGCTCGGCTTCAGCCTGGACAACCTGTCGATGATGGCCCTCACCATCTCCACCGGCTTCGTGGTGGATGACGCCATCGTCGTGCTGGAGGACATCGAACGGCACATCGAGGAGGGCCTGCCGCCCATGGAGGCGGCGCTGCGCGGCGCGCGCGAGGTCGGCTTCACCGTGCTGTCGATGAGCATCTCCCTCATCGCCGTCTTCATCCCCCTGCTCCTCATGCAGGGCATCGTGGGCCGGCTGTTCCGCGAGTTCGCCGTCACGCTGTCGGTGGCCATCCTGATGTCCCTGGTGGTGTCCCTCACCGTGACCCCCACCATGTGCGCGCTGCTGCTGCGGCCCAAGGCGCCCCGGCGCTCGCGCTCCTCCTTCCACCCCTTCGCGCGGTTGAACGCGGGCTATGCGCGCAGCCTGTCGTGGTCGCTGGGACACCCGGCGCTGCTCTTGCTGCTCACGCTCGTCGCCATCGCGCTCAGCGGATACCTGTTCGTCGTCATCCCCAAGGGGTTCTTTCCGCAGCAGGACACCGGCCGGCTCACCGCCAGCGTCCAGGCGGAGCAGGACATCTCCTTCGCGGCGATGCGCCAGAAGTTCACGACCTACGTGAACCTCATCAACGAGGACCCGGCCGTCCAGGCGGTGGCGGGCTCCATTGGCGGCTCCGGCCCCAGCGGCTCATCGAACGCGGGCACGCTCTTCATCACGCTCAAGCCGCTGGAGGAGCGCAAGCTGTCCGCGGACGCCGTCATCGCGCGGCTGCGCGGAAAGCTGATGGTCGTGCCGGGCGCCACGGTGTATCTGCAGTCCGCGCAGGACCTGGTGATTGGCGGGCGGCAGGGCAACGCGCAGTACCAGTACACCCTGTCCTCGGACACGCTGCCCGTGCTGAATGAGTGGGCGCCGCGCGTGCTGGAGCGGCTGAAGCAGGTCCCCGGCATGCTGGACGTCAACAGCGACCAGCGCGACCACGGGTTGGAGACCAACGTCGTCATCGACTACGACACCGCGGGCCGCTTCGGCCTCACCGCGGCGCAGATCGACAGCGTGCTGTACGACGCCTTCGGTCAGCGGCAGGTGTCCACGATGTACACCAGCAGCAACCAGTACCACGTGGTGATGATCGTCCTGAAGGACTTCTGGCAGCGGCCGGAGAGCCTGCGCGACATCTACGTGACGAGCGCGAGCGGGGTGCAGGTGCCCCTGTCGGCGTTCGCGAGCTTCGTGCCCGCGAGCACGCTGCTGTCCGTCAACCACCAGGGCCAGTTCCCCTCCGCGACGGTGTCCTTCAACCTGGGGCTGGGAACCTCCCTGGGGCCCGTCGTCACCCAGATTGGCGCGGCCGTGCGCGACATGGGCCTGCCCTCCACGGTGCAGGGCAGCTTCAGCGGCACGGCCCAGGCGTTCCAGGCCTCGCTCGCCTCCGAACCCCTCCTCATCGCCGCGGCCCTCTTCGCCGTCTACATCGTGCTGGGCATCCTCTACGAGAGCCTCATCCACCCCATCACCATCCTGTCCACGCTGCCTTCCGCGGGCGTGGGGGCGCTGCTGGCCCTGCTGCTGTTCAACCTGGACCTGTCCATCATCGCCCTCATCGGCATCATCCTGCTCATCGGCATCGTGAAGAAGAACGCCATCATGATGATCGACTTCGCGCTGGTGTCGGAGCGCGAGGGACACCTGGGCTCGCGCGACGCCATCTTCCACGCCGCCCAGCTGCGCCTGCGCCCCATCCTGATGACCACGATGGCGGCGCTGCTGGGCGCGCTGCCGCTGGCCATGGGGACCGGCGTGGGCTCCGAGCTGCGCCGGCCGCTGGGCATCGCCATCGCCGGGGGGCTGTGCCTGAGCCAGCTGCTCACGCTCTACACCACCCCGGTCATCTACATGACCCTGGACCGCCTGGGCCGCCGCGCACGCGAGTGGCGCGCGCGCCGCTTCGCGCCCCGCAGGCCCGGACGGGCTTGAGGCCAGGACACGGAGCCGATGATGCGCCTTCGCTTCCACGCCGTTTCCATCCTGGCCCTGGGGCTGCTGACCGGGTGCCCCGTGGGCCCCAACTACAAGCGGCCCACGGCCCCGGTGCCCACGCGTTTCAAGGAGGCCGCGGAGGGCTGGAAGCCCGCGCAGCCCAATGACAGACACGACCGGGGGCCCTGGTGGAAGCGGTTCGGGGACCCGGAGCTGGACGCGCTGGAGGAGAAGGTCGCGCGCGCCAACCAGACGGTGGCCAGCTACGAGGCCGCCTACCGCCGGGCCCGGGCCATGGTGGCGGAGGCCCGCGCGTCGCTGTTCCCCACGCTGGGGGCCTCGGGCTCGGTGACGCGGTCGAAGGGCGCCGGCCTCACCACCGCCGCGCCCGGCGTCGGAAACCCGGCGACCAGCACCGTGGGCAACATCTACGACCTGGCCCTGGACGCGACGTGGGAGCCGGACCTCTGGGGCGGCGTGCGCCGCCAGGTCTCCGGGGCGAAGGCGTCCGCCCAGGCCGCCGGCTCCGACCTGGACAACGCGAAGCTGTCCGCCCAGGGGACGCTCGCGCAGAGCTACTTCCAGCTGCGCGCGCTGGACACGGCCCAGCGGCTGCTGGACGACGCGGTCATCGGCTACCAGAAGTCCCTCCAGCTCACCCTGAACCGCTACGCGCAGGGCGTGGCCGCGCGGGCGGACGTCCTCCAGGCCCAGACCCAGCTGGCCCTGGCCCGGTCGTCCGCGACGCAGAATGAGATCGCCCGGGCCACCTACGAGCACGCCATCGCGGTCCTCGTGGGAGAGCCCGCGTCCAGCTTCTCCATCCCGCGGGTGCCGCTGACCGCGACGCCGCCGCCCCTGCCGCTGGAGCTGCCCTCCACGCTCCTGGAGCGCCGTCCGGACATCGCCGCCGCCGAGCGCCGGGCCGCCGCCGCGAACGAGCAGATTGGCGTCGCCATCTCCGCGTGGTTCCCCTCCCTCAACCTGAGCGCGTCCGGAGGCTTCGTCAGCACCACCCTGTCGAAGTGGCTGACGGCGCCCCACCTGGTCTGGTCGCTGGGGCCGCAGCTGGTGGCGACCCTCTTCGACGGCGGCCTTCGCGCCGCGCAGACGGAGGACGCGCGCGCGGCCTACGACCAGAGCGTCGCCACCTACCGGGCCACCGTGCTGGCCGCGTTCCAGGACGTGGAGGACAACCTCGTGTCGCTGCGCGTGCTGGAGCAGCAGGTCGTCATCCAACAGGAGGCGGTCAGCTACGCGCGGCAGACCTTGGAGGTCGTGCTGAACCAGTACAAGGCGGGCACGGCGACGTACCTGCAGGTCATCACCGCGCAGACCACGCTCTACTCCTCCGAGCAGACGCTGGCGAACATCGCCGGACAGCGCATGGTGTCCGCGGTCGGGCTCATCAAGGCGCTGGGCGGGGACT
It includes:
- a CDS encoding efflux transporter outer membrane subunit, producing MMRLRFHAVSILALGLLTGCPVGPNYKRPTAPVPTRFKEAAEGWKPAQPNDRHDRGPWWKRFGDPELDALEEKVARANQTVASYEAAYRRARAMVAEARASLFPTLGASGSVTRSKGAGLTTAAPGVGNPATSTVGNIYDLALDATWEPDLWGGVRRQVSGAKASAQAAGSDLDNAKLSAQGTLAQSYFQLRALDTAQRLLDDAVIGYQKSLQLTLNRYAQGVAARADVLQAQTQLALARSSATQNEIARATYEHAIAVLVGEPASSFSIPRVPLTATPPPLPLELPSTLLERRPDIAAAERRAAAANEQIGVAISAWFPSLNLSASGGFVSTTLSKWLTAPHLVWSLGPQLVATLFDGGLRAAQTEDARAAYDQSVATYRATVLAAFQDVEDNLVSLRVLEQQVVIQQEAVSYARQTLEVVLNQYKAGTATYLQVITAQTTLYSSEQTLANIAGQRMVSAVGLIKALGGDWHTPPPKAD
- a CDS encoding multidrug efflux RND transporter permease subunit; the encoded protein is MSEPFILRPIATSLLMLALLLGGVLSYRLLPVSALPEVDYPTIQVLTFQPGASPDVVASGVTAPLERQFGQMPGLNQMTSSSSSGASVITLQFTLQMSLDIAEQQVQAAINAANNLLPTDLPNPPIYNKVNPADTPVITLALTSDTVPLTQVEDLADTRVAQKLSQLPGVGLVSISGGQRPAVRIQANGLALAARGLTMEDVRTAVAAANVNSPKGGFDGPRQAYTINANDQRLSSKEYAPLIIAYRDSAPVRLSDVAHVFDGAENVRQAAWAGTTPAVILNVQRQPGANVIAVVDSVRKLLPQLQSTLPATVKVAVLSDRTTTIRASVSDVQHDLMFSVALVVLVIFVFLRNASATFIPSIAVPLSLVGTFAAMSLLGFSLNNLTLMALTIAAGFVVDDAIVMIENISRYIEGDMPPMEAALKGSKQIGFTIISLTVSLIAVLIPLLFMGDVVGRLFREFAITLAVTILLSAVVSLTLTPMLCSRLLRRHRPEEANRFERVVGGAFDRLVGRYDVALTWVLGHRALTMLIAGVTLLLTALLLYTIPKGFFPVQDTGVLQGISLAPQSISFPAMAERQQALARVVLEDPAVEGLSSFIGVDGTNTTPNSGRMLITLKPLSDRDASATEIIRRLQPALNGVPGISLSLSPVQDLTLDSRVSRTQYQYSLSSPDTAELESWTNQLVTRLRTQHELTDVSSDMQNGGLRLNITLDRDTAARLGITPQQIDDALYDAFGQRQVSTIFTQLNQYRVVLEVQPSLQRVDTALRSVYLQSASGGAVPLSTIVQVKPGMGPLSVNRQDQFPVAIVSFNPAPDVSLSQAVSAFDGVRKKLQIPPSVQTAFEGTARTFQDSLTNEGFLVLAAVVAVYLVLGVLYESYVHPLTILSTLPSAAMGALLALRVCGLELGMIALIGIILLIGIVMKNAIMMIDFALEAERLEGKAPRDAIHEACLLRFRPILMTTMASMLGAVPLALGGGIGAELRQPLGIAIIGGLMVSQLLTLFTTPVIYLGFAGLSRRLQHLRHRSAPVPPRSPA
- a CDS encoding MdtA/MuxA family multidrug efflux RND transporter periplasmic adaptor subunit; the encoded protein is MGLVLLAVVIARRLHRPHPAPGATAAGGPGGADGGAGGRGPQPVVTARATTRDVPVSIVGLGAVTPTDSVTVHSRVDGQLMRVAFKEGQFVNAGDLLAELDPRPFQTQLEQVQGQLIRDEALLANARLDLRRYTILVEQDSVAVQQLDTQRALVRQYEGTVVADRGAVAAAKLNLVYTRIASPVAGRVGLRLVDPGNIVHAADTNGIVVVNTLQPITVIFSIPEDNVPQVMTKLDAHQPLVVQAYDRTAQRLLATGTLLTVDNQIDPNTGTVRLRATFPNRDSRLFPQQFVNARLIIDTLHGATIVPTAALQHGVQGTFVYVAEANNTVSQRAVTTGPADGDDTVVTQGLRPGEAVVVEGADQLTNGAHIRLQRALTSGPGVGGSGAGAPDGGAGATDGGR
- a CDS encoding efflux RND transporter permease subunit, with the translated sequence MNPSALFIRRPVATSLLALGIALVGALSFKILPVAPLPQVEFPTISVQAALPGASPEIMATSVATPLERQLGRIAGITQMTSSSNLGATSIVVQFDLSRNIDGAARDVQAAINAARGNLPTNLPNNPTYRKVNPADAPIMLLALTSPNRGRGKLYDLASTILQQQVSQVTGVGQVLVGGGALPAVRAEVNPTALEKYGLGLDAVRTVLGAQNSNRPKGQLVDGPRAYLLTADDQIVRAEQYRPLILGYSNGAAVRLQDVANVTDDNVEDVHSLGLANGKEAIILIIFKEPGANVIDTVDALQARLPAFQAILPADVDLTVMMDRTTTIRAALRDVEMTLLMSIGLVILVVFAFLGNLRATLIPSVAVPLSLLGTFAIMKLLGFSLDNLSMMALTISTGFVVDDAIVVLEDIERHIEEGLPPMEAALRGAREVGFTVLSMSISLIAVFIPLLLMQGIVGRLFREFAVTLSVAILMSLVVSLTVTPTMCALLLRPKAPRRSRSSFHPFARLNAGYARSLSWSLGHPALLLLLTLVAIALSGYLFVVIPKGFFPQQDTGRLTASVQAEQDISFAAMRQKFTTYVNLINEDPAVQAVAGSIGGSGPSGSSNAGTLFITLKPLEERKLSADAVIARLRGKLMVVPGATVYLQSAQDLVIGGRQGNAQYQYTLSSDTLPVLNEWAPRVLERLKQVPGMLDVNSDQRDHGLETNVVIDYDTAGRFGLTAAQIDSVLYDAFGQRQVSTMYTSSNQYHVVMIVLKDFWQRPESLRDIYVTSASGVQVPLSAFASFVPASTLLSVNHQGQFPSATVSFNLGLGTSLGPVVTQIGAAVRDMGLPSTVQGSFSGTAQAFQASLASEPLLIAAALFAVYIVLGILYESLIHPITILSTLPSAGVGALLALLLFNLDLSIIALIGIILLIGIVKKNAIMMIDFALVSEREGHLGSRDAIFHAAQLRLRPILMTTMAALLGALPLAMGTGVGSELRRPLGIAIAGGLCLSQLLTLYTTPVIYMTLDRLGRRAREWRARRFAPRRPGRA